In a genomic window of Mercenaria mercenaria strain notata chromosome 19, MADL_Memer_1, whole genome shotgun sequence:
- the LOC123542259 gene encoding procathepsin L-like, with the protein MIRAVIYGCLLATSLAFTTFLDKEWESYKSVYGKQYESHVEGLRRQIWEDNIKYIELHNLEADRGLHTYRLGMNKYGDMTIDEFVSVMNGYKQNGTRVTCGTYNPPMNVDLSSLPETVDWRTKGYVTDVKDQGQCGSCWSFSTTGSLEGQNFKKTGKLVSLSEKNLMDCSKSEGNKGCKGGDVDRAFAYVIKNKGIDTEKSYPYEPKARPCMFKQQSVGATERSCMDIKSGSEDNLKSAVATVGPVSVAIDANHRSFQLYRSGVYSERMCSSTKLDHAVLAVGYGKEKMDDYWLVKNSWGNSWGQKGYIMMSRNKRNQCGIATEASFPTM; encoded by the exons ATGATTCGTGCAGTTATCTACGGATGCCTACTGGCAACATCACTGGCTTTTACAACCTTCCTCGACAAAGAGTGGGAGTCGTACAAATCAGTTTATGGCAAGCAGTATGAATCTCACGTGGAGGGATTAAG acgCCAGATTTGGGAGGATAACATCAAATATATTGAACTACACAACCTGGAGGCAGACAGAGGACTACATACATACAGACTGGGCATGAACAAATACGGAGACATG ACAATCGACGAATTTGTATCTGTAATGAATGGATACAAACAGAACGGAACAAGAGTTACCTGTGGTACATATAACCCACCAATGAACGTAGATTTATCATCCCTGCCAGAGACAGTAGACTGGAGAACGAAAGGATATGTTACTGACGTAAAAGATCAA GGACAATGCGGATCCTGTTGGTCTTTCTCAACCACTGGTTCCCTCGAGGGGCAAAACTTCAAGAAAACAGGAAAACTAGTTTCCCTTTCTGAGAAGAACCTAATGGACTGTTCCAAGTCTGAAG gtaataaaggATGTAAGGGTGGAGATGTGGATAGAGCTTTCGCTTACGTCATCAAAAATAAGGGAATTGACACTGAAAAGTCCTACCCGTACGAACCAAAAGCAA GACCGTGTATGTTCAAACAACAGAGTGTTGGAGCTACAGAGAGAAGCTGTATGGACATCAAATCTGGATCTGAAGACAATTTAAAATCTGCTGTAGCAACTGTTGGTCCAGTTTCTGTCGCCATTGACGCTAATCATCGATCATTCCAACTGTACAG ATCCGGCGTTTACAGTGAAAGGATGTGTTCCTCTACGAAGCTTGACCACGCTGTTCTTGCTGTCGGTTACGGAAAGGAAAAGATGGATGATTATTGGCTGGTAAAGAACAG TTGGGGCAACAGTTGGGGACAGAAAGGTTACATCATGATGTCAAGAAACAAGAGAAACCAATGTGGAATCGCCACGGAAGCAAGTTTTCCTACCATGTAA